Part of the Saccharomyces kudriavzevii IFO 1802 strain IFO1802 genome assembly, chromosome: 8 genome is shown below.
gcaaaaCGTGCATGTCAATGGTAATATCGATCAAGGCCGTAgctcttcatcattaaacaatgaaaatttcgACCCGAGGTTTCACTCCAAGAACCAATCATTATTAGGCAATGTTGCCAATAATATGAGCTCGAAAGGAAACAATGTCTCGCAATTCATTTATCCAGTGCAACAGCAGCCATCTTTAAACCACTTCACTGATCCAAACAACACGACTGTCTTTATTGGAGGACTATCATCGTTGGTGACTGAGGACGAACTTCGTGCTTACTTCCAACCTTTTGGTACAATTGTTTATGTAAAGATTCCAGTTGGCAAAGGTTGCGGGTTTGTTCAATATGTCGACCGACTATCAGCCGAGGCAGCCATTGCCGGAATGCAAGGTTTTCCCATCGCAAATTCAAGAGTTAGGCTTTCTTGGGGTAGGTCTGCCAAGCAAACGGCGTTGCTTCAACAAGCCATGTTAAGCAACTCTCTGCAGGttcagcaacagcaaccgGCTTTACAACAACCTAGCTACGGATACATTCCTTCTAGTACGTACGAAAATCCCGCTCCGCCAAATAATCACATTGCAGCTTCGATGCTTCCAGGTTCTCAAACTTTGAACTATCCTGATCCATACTCCAATGCTAGTGGCCTAGGCTTGAACGGGTTAGTTTTCTACGGTAATAACAATGCTACGAATGCATCTGCTGCCAGTCTAGCAACTGACTCTATGGGCCCTCCAGACGCCAACGCTCAGCAAGTTATGATGCAAGGGAACGAAGCGTTTGCAAGCAACACAAATGCAATGTTAAACCGTTTGGAGCAAGGAAGTAATGGCTTTATGTTTGCTTGAGCCatacatgtatataaaaatgtttgttttctctCTCATCcccttttttctgtttctgggcgcttttttttttactccAGTGTTAATGATCTTAGGCTGACTGCGATCTACTgtgttttattttcttttgctttgtgttttttttgccaagtctccaaaaataaatgtCTACTGTACCATTCTATTGCGCTTTCCCTCTTGACcttcatttctttcaagaccattcttatttttaattCAATTCAAGACTTTATGCTTTTTAAGTGTGTTTATGGTTTCCTTCTACTCTCTtcagttttctttcctcCGATGCTACTTATTGAACTCTTCTCACCCTGTTTCTTCTATTTATCTCTTTCctacacttttttttctttcgtaTTTTTCGACAACTTATTATTGATGTATTTTAATATAATATTACTTTCATTGCACTGCCGGTTGCACCCGCTGTGTTAGAGACGCCATTGCAGTCGTCTTCCGAATCTACGTAGTGTCTGTGTGTTTGCGGTTGTGCCAGAAACACAGCATACTCCTTCTACTGGCATGTCTCCCTTCCTTGTGTGCCAGATTTGACTCATTTTTCGCTCCCCATTACGTAGTTGTGGTTTTCGGGCTTGATTGTTGGCCTGCGCGTTTCGATAGTTAGCCTCGTAGgtctaaaaaaaaacgtcAAGTCTCGGCAGAAGGAAAGCACTCTTGGAAATCCGATTTAGCGAAAATGCCCCCCGATTGTCCTTTTCTGACATCATGGCCCCTTACGAGTGGCGATCGTCCTTGTCCTTCAAGCTTCTTTTCTCCTTATTTCGACTACTTGGCCTGCCGTATGCAACAACATTACCCTTCTTTGGTGGTTAAACGGGGCCTGATGGCAGAAGGGGTTGCCGCAAACAGGGAGATATAGACGTATTTAACTGATAGGAATATTTTCTCTAAGCTGGTTGGATGTTGGAGattccctttttcttcctccttCTAAAGTAAAATAAAGTATCTGTCTGTCATTTGATATTCCAAATTGACTGACAAAAACCAGATAAGAATCGCATTcgcaaacaaaaacaacatGTCTACCGTAGTTAAGTATTTTTACAGGGGCGAGAATACTGATTTGATCGTATTCACTGCATCCGAAGAGCTCGTGGAGGACTATCTGAAAAATCCATCCATTGGTAAGCTTTCCGAGGTTGTTGAAGTCTTCGAGGTTTTCACCCCACAAGATGGTAGGGGTGCCGAAGGAGAACTAGGTGCTGCATCCAAGGCTCAAATAGAAAACGAGTTCGGCAAGGGtaagaaaattgaagaaattatcGATCTGATATTGAGAGAAGGTAAACCAAACTCCAGTACCTCCAGTCTCAAAACCAAAGGGGGTAATGCAGGAACCAACGGCTACAAATAGCCAGTTTTTGGTTCTCTCTTCGGACAGCCTGCATTGAATACACGTCGCGAATCTGAAATGGAGTGCTTCATCGCTGTTATGCATGCattatctttatctttgtcttttttaAGGCATTGAATGGACGAGAAACGTATATATCTATCTATCTATCTGTGTATACTTACATATACACACGTATTTACGCTTTCTAATGCCGCATTTGCACGGAGTGCACTTCCTTCGTCAGACGTGACTTTTATGGCGAGTAGACgaacatgaaaaattttagcgatgagatgagctagtgagaaaagaaatgataCGTTTGGTGCTTCATGACCTGACCATAAAGAGAAAGTCAAGTTAAGCTGAAGACATCAATTACGTAAGAATGGCTCCCGGAAACGAGATAAACATCACAAATAAGCTGAAAAGGCAGGAAATCTTCGCTGATATCAAGCATGATAAGAACAAAGAACGTCATACAATGAGAAGAAAGAGGGCTAAGGAGGAGAGAGACAATCCGGAGCTGCGGGAGCAAAGGTTGAAAGAGAATGTAACACAGACTATAGAAAATACCAGGGTCTACGATGAAACCATTAACAAGGAAGTGGAGGGAGATGAAGACGACCTAATGAAATACTTCAACGGTAATTCCAACGAACCGCCAAAGATCTTCTTGACCACGAATGTAAACGCAAAGAAAAGTGCTTATGAGTTTGCTAACATCATGATTGAGGTGTTGCCAAATGTTACGTTTgtgaagagaaaatttggcTATAAACTAAAGGAAATATCTGATATTTGCATAAAGAGAAACTTCACGGACATTGTCATAATCAATgaagataagaaaaaggtAACCGGTCTAACATTTATACATTTGCCAGAGGGGCCAACGTTCTATTTCAAGCTCTCATCCTTCGTGGAGGTGAAGAAAATTGTTGGGCACGGCAGACCGACCAGTCATATTCCAGAACTGATTCTGAATAATTTTCAGACAAGACTGGGTCAAACAGTGGGAAGACTGTTCCAGTCTATTTTGCCTCAGAACCCTGATATTGAAGGTAGACAAGTGATCACTTTACATAACCAAAGAgattacatttttttcagaaggCACCGCTatgttttcaaagataatgAAAGAGTAGGTTTGCAAGAATTGGGCCCACAGTTCACTCTCAAACTGAAAAGGTTGCAGAGAGGTATCAAGGAAGAGACCGAATGGGAACATAAGCCTGAGAtggataaagaaaagaagaagttttATTTATAGTTTTGCATGCATATACTGTGTAGGGCAGGACATGCTGGTAAATCAATTGGCGGACAGATCAGTTTAGCATTTCAAGGATAACCGCAGTTGGCATGGttgaatttctcttttttttaggtCAATTTATTACAAGTAAATAAATCAGATACATAGATTTTATAGTGTACAGAACAAACCGGtagtcaatttttttttgatgttaGAAGTTTTTGGGCGGATATAATAAGTTTAAGAGATAAAACATTtgtgaaaaaatcaaaaggaTAAAGTACCTTTTATCTGGGTGAAAGATATTATCTTCTACCCCCTCTGAAACCACCACGGAAATCGCCACGGGAACCACCACGGGAACCACCTCTGAATGAGCCGCCACGAGATCCACCTCTGAATGAACTACCACCACGAGATCCGCCTCTGAATGAACTACCACCACGAGATCCGCCTCTGAAGCCGCCTCTAGCACCACCGCGGCCCATTGGTGCGCCGCCACGACCGCCTGGAGCACCAcctctcttcttcttgttttttggcTTTGGTGGGCCTGCTACCTTTGGTTTAGGTAAAAACCTTTCAATAGGCAAGAGTTTGTCACCAGCGATGTAAAATTTGTCACCTTCTTTGAAACTGGTAGCTTGAACACCGTCACCACATTTTATGGTGAAGAAAACTTCATTCAATGGACCCAATATTTCATCGACTTTACCAACTtgagttttattttccaaatatATTGGCGCATTGAAGTAGGGAACCTTAGTGTTGATGGAGCGGCAAACAATATCACCTTCACATGGATGTACGAAAGCTCCCATTTCTAAAACAGCGTCTGGTGGTCCTTGTTGGAATGATCTAACACCGCCACCACGTCCACCACGAAAGCCGCCACGGAAGCCACCACGACCACCTCTGTTACCTCCTCTGAAActcattattttatttagTTAGGTATCTTACTTGAGTGATGATCTGAAAATTGTTAGCAATTAAACACTTTACTGAAAAGATTATCACTTTGTAACGCTAATGGATTATTATTGTGCTTTCCTTTCCTCATctcgaaaattttttcactacaaaaaaattcccGACGtcaaagtgaaaaaaaaaaaaagaggtcACGTGCCTGTTTTAGCTTGCAAAAACGGCCCGAAGATCGTAATGCATACATATTGCATGAAAATATCGTATATATCTAGATACGTTATAATCATATCTTCGCTTGAACCACAAGTATTTGTGTGTACATGTAACTGTGTAATGCATTGTGAGTCCTTGACGGCTGATCTCTTTAAAACCTGCTTTTCTCAATTACTAAAGCACACCGTCACGTAGGTAATAGGCGTTTCTTGCTCATGCAATATTACTAGTATAAATGGGATCATCCAGTTCCAAAAGTCCATCTCCGCTTAGTtgcgttttcttttcagtttgtttttttctgtcTCGATTTTGCATTCAGGACAATACCACGTTCCCTTTGGAGGTTCTCTTAAGTCTACACAATCATAATGAAACCACTCATATTTACAATTGGGACCATCACAAGCAACCATTTCCCCAAATGACACCCTTTGGCAGAAACAGTATAAAGTtttatcttcatcctcattTTCAAGTGAACCGTTTTGGCCCTTCCCATTtctattgtttttgaattcttttGTCCTTGCGACTTTGTTTTCAAGGCTTGGACTCACTGGAATGGCAGATTTTTCTC
Proteins encoded:
- the RTC3 gene encoding Rtc3p (similar to Saccharomyces cerevisiae RTC3 (YHR087W); ancestral locus Anc_5.384) — translated: MSTVVKYFYRGENTDLIVFTASEELVEDYLKNPSIGKLSEVVEVFEVFTPQDGRGAEGELGAASKAQIENEFGKGKKIEEIIDLILREGKPNSSTSSLKTKGGNAGTNGYK
- the NAM8 gene encoding Nam8p (similar to Saccharomyces cerevisiae NAM8 (YHR086W); ancestral locus Anc_5.382), which codes for MSYNQFGYYPKNRGNLTSNDATSTDINNSSTSGLNVQNPGTTGNQLYMGDLDPTWDKNTIRQIWTSLGEANVNVRMMWNNPSNSGSRPSVGPKNNQGYCFIDFPSSTHAANALLKNGMLIPNFPNRKLKLNWATSSYSNNINGANMKSGNSYSIFVGDLAPNVTESQLFELFINRYASASHAKIVHDQVTGMSKGYGFVKFTNADEEQLALSEMQGVFLNGRAIKVGPTSGQQQQNVHVNGNIDQGRSSSSLNNENFDPRFHSKNQSLLGNVANNMSSKGNNVSQFIYPVQQQPSLNHFTDPNNTTVFIGGLSSLVTEDELRAYFQPFGTIVYVKIPVGKGCGFVQYVDRLSAEAAIAGMQGFPIANSRVRLSWGRSAKQTALLQQAMLSNSLQVQQQQPALQQPSYGYIPSSTYENPAPPNNHIAASMLPGSQTLNYPDPYSNASGLGLNGLVFYGNNNATNASAASLATDSMGPPDANAQQVMMQGNEAFASNTNAMLNRLEQGSNGFMFA
- the RPF1 gene encoding rRNA-binding ribosome biosynthesis protein RPF1 (similar to Saccharomyces cerevisiae RPF1 (YHR088W); ancestral locus Anc_5.385) → MAPGNEINITNKLKRQEIFADIKHDKNKERHTMRRKRAKEERDNPELREQRLKENVTQTIENTRVYDETINKEVEGDEDDLMKYFNGNSNEPPKIFLTTNVNAKKSAYEFANIMIEVLPNVTFVKRKFGYKLKEISDICIKRNFTDIVIINEDKKKVTGLTFIHLPEGPTFYFKLSSFVEVKKIVGHGRPTSHIPELILNNFQTRLGQTVGRLFQSILPQNPDIEGRQVITLHNQRDYIFFRRHRYVFKDNERVGLQELGPQFTLKLKRLQRGIKEETEWEHKPEMDKEKKKFYL
- the GAR1 gene encoding H/ACA snoRNP pseudouridylase subunit GAR1 (similar to Saccharomyces cerevisiae GAR1 (YHR089C); ancestral locus Anc_5.388); the protein is MSFRGGNRGGRGGFRGGFRGGRGGGVRSFQQGPPDAVLEMGAFVHPCEGDIVCRSINTKVPYFNAPIYLENKTQVGKVDEILGPLNEVFFTIKCGDGVQATSFKEGDKFYIAGDKLLPIERFLPKPKVAGPPKPKNKKKRGGAPGGRGGAPMGRGGARGGFRGGSRGGSSFRGGSRGGSSFRGGSRGGSFRGGSRGGSRGDFRGGFRGGRR